Proteins co-encoded in one Nothobranchius furzeri strain GRZ-AD chromosome 4, NfurGRZ-RIMD1, whole genome shotgun sequence genomic window:
- the LOC107395255 gene encoding suppressor of tumorigenicity 7 protein homolog isoform X7: MFLNTLTPKFYVALTGTSSLISGLILIFEWWYFRKYGTSFIEQVSVSHLRPLLGGVDNSSPTNSNTINGEADSSRQSVSECKVWRNPLNLFRGAEYNRYTWVTGREPLTYYDMNLSAQDHQTFFTCDSDHLRPADAIMQKAWRERNPQARISAAHDALELEDCATAYILLAEEEATTIMEAERLFKQALKAGEGCYRRSQQLQHHGTQYEAQHRRDTNVLVYIKRRLAMCSRKLGRTREAVKMMRDLCVFQLMKEFPLLSMFNIHENLLESLLELQNYADVQAVLAKYDDISLPKSATICYTAALLKARAVSDKFSPEAASRRGLSTAEMNAVEAIHRAVEFNPHVPKYLLEMKSLILPPEHILKRGDSEAIAYAFFHLQHWKRVEGALNLLHCTWEGTFRMIPYPLEKGHLFYPYPICTETADRELLPTVFHEVSVYPKKELPFFILFTAGLCSFTAMLALLTHQFPELMGVFAKAFLSTLFAPLNFIMEKVESILPSSLWHQLTRI; encoded by the exons ATGTTTCTCAACACCCTCACACCCAAGTTCTATGTGGCTCTCACAGGCACTTCGTCCCTCATATCAGGACTCATATTG ATCTTTGAGTGGTGGTATTTCAGGAAATATGGGACCTCCTTCATAGAGCAGGTGTCTGTGAGTCACCTGCGCCCCCTGCTGGGTGGAGTGGACAACAGCTCCCCCACCAACTCAAACACCATTAATGGAGAGGCCGACTCCAGTCGGCAAAGTGTGTCAG aatgtAAAGTGTGGAGAAATCCGCTGAATTTATTTCGTGGAGCTGAGTATAATCG GTATACGTGGGTAACAGGTCGAGAGCCGCTGACGTACTACGACATGAACTTGTCAGCGCAGGACCATCAAACTTTCTTTACTTGTGACTCGGACCACCTTCGGCCGGCTGACGCCA TCATGCAGAAAGCGTGGAGGGAGAGGAACCCACAGGCTCGTATCTCTGCAGCACATGATGCTCTGGAGCTTGAGGA CTGTGCGACGGCATACATCCttctggcagaggaggaggccaccACCATCATGGAGGCAGAGCGATTATTTAAACAAGCACTAAAAGCTGGCGAGGGCTGCTACCGCCGCAGCCAGCAGCTGCAGCATCACGGTACCCAGTACGAAGCCCAGCACA GAAGAGACACAAACGTGTTGGTGTACATAAAGAGGAGGCTGGCCATGTGCTCCAGAAAGCTGGGCCGAACACGAGAAGCCGTGAAGATGATGAGAGAT TTGTGTGTTTTCCAGTTAATGAAGGAGTTCCCTCTCCTCAGTATGTTCAACATTCATGAAAACCTGCTGGAGTCGCTCCTCGAGCTCCAGAACTACGCTGACGTCCAGGCGGTTCTGGCCAAGTATGACG ATATTAGCTTACCCAAATCTGCAACGATATGCTACACAGCAGCCTTGCTGAAAGCTAGAGCGGTGTCAGACAA gttcTCTCCAGAGGCAGCGTCCAGGCGGGGTCTGAGTACAGCAGAGATGAATGCAGTAGAAGCCATCCATCGAGCAGTTGAGTTCAACCCTCATGTCCCCAAA TATCTGCTGGAGATGAAGAGTCTGATTCTTCCTCCAGAACACATCCTAAAGAGAGGCGACAGCGAAGCCATTGCTTATGCCTTCTTTCACCTGCAGCACTGGAAAAGGGTAGAGGGGGCACTCAATCTGCTGCACTGCACCTGGGAGGGca CGTTCAGAATGATCCCGTATCCTCTGGAGAAGGGACACCTGTTCTATCCTTATCCCATCTGCACGGAGACCGCAGATAGAGAGCTGCTACCCA CAGTGTTTCATGAGGTGTCAGTCTACCCTAAGAAGGAGCTGCCCTTCTTCATCCTCTTCACTGCTGGTCTCTGCTCCTTCACCGCCATGTTGGCTCTGCTCACACACCAGTTCCCTGAGCTCATGGGAGTGTTTGCTAAAGct TTCCTCAGCACGCTGTTCGCTCCTCTCAACTTCATCATGGAGAAGGTGGAGAGCATCCTGCCGTCCAGCCTCTGGCACCAACTCACACGCATCTGA
- the LOC107395255 gene encoding suppressor of tumorigenicity 7 protein homolog isoform X6 yields MDGVVAASSRPAPPHSVSMFLNTLTPKFYVALTGTSSLISGLILIFEWWYFRKYGTSFIEQVSVSHLRPLLGGVDNSSPTNSNTINGEADSSRQSVSECKVWRNPLNLFRGAEYNRYTWVTGREPLTYYDMNLSAQDHQTFFTCDSDHLRPADASKNPEACFICATAYILLAEEEATTIMEAERLFKQALKAGEGCYRRSQQLQHHGTQYEAQHRRDTNVLVYIKRRLAMCSRKLGRTREAVKMMRDLCVFQLMKEFPLLSMFNIHENLLESLLELQNYADVQAVLAKYDDISLPKSATICYTAALLKARAVSDKFSPEAASRRGLSTAEMNAVEAIHRAVEFNPHVPKYLLEMKSLILPPEHILKRGDSEAIAYAFFHLQHWKRVEGALNLLHCTWEGTFRMIPYPLEKGHLFYPYPICTETADRELLPTVFHEVSVYPKKELPFFILFTAGLCSFTAMLALLTHQFPELMGVFAKAFLSTLFAPLNFIMEKVESILPSSLWHQLTRI; encoded by the exons TAAGCATGTTTCTCAACACCCTCACACCCAAGTTCTATGTGGCTCTCACAGGCACTTCGTCCCTCATATCAGGACTCATATTG ATCTTTGAGTGGTGGTATTTCAGGAAATATGGGACCTCCTTCATAGAGCAGGTGTCTGTGAGTCACCTGCGCCCCCTGCTGGGTGGAGTGGACAACAGCTCCCCCACCAACTCAAACACCATTAATGGAGAGGCCGACTCCAGTCGGCAAAGTGTGTCAG aatgtAAAGTGTGGAGAAATCCGCTGAATTTATTTCGTGGAGCTGAGTATAATCG GTATACGTGGGTAACAGGTCGAGAGCCGCTGACGTACTACGACATGAACTTGTCAGCGCAGGACCATCAAACTTTCTTTACTTGTGACTCGGACCACCTTCGGCCGGCTGACGCCAGTAAGAACCCTGAAGCTTGTTTTAT CTGTGCGACGGCATACATCCttctggcagaggaggaggccaccACCATCATGGAGGCAGAGCGATTATTTAAACAAGCACTAAAAGCTGGCGAGGGCTGCTACCGCCGCAGCCAGCAGCTGCAGCATCACGGTACCCAGTACGAAGCCCAGCACA GAAGAGACACAAACGTGTTGGTGTACATAAAGAGGAGGCTGGCCATGTGCTCCAGAAAGCTGGGCCGAACACGAGAAGCCGTGAAGATGATGAGAGAT TTGTGTGTTTTCCAGTTAATGAAGGAGTTCCCTCTCCTCAGTATGTTCAACATTCATGAAAACCTGCTGGAGTCGCTCCTCGAGCTCCAGAACTACGCTGACGTCCAGGCGGTTCTGGCCAAGTATGACG ATATTAGCTTACCCAAATCTGCAACGATATGCTACACAGCAGCCTTGCTGAAAGCTAGAGCGGTGTCAGACAA gttcTCTCCAGAGGCAGCGTCCAGGCGGGGTCTGAGTACAGCAGAGATGAATGCAGTAGAAGCCATCCATCGAGCAGTTGAGTTCAACCCTCATGTCCCCAAA TATCTGCTGGAGATGAAGAGTCTGATTCTTCCTCCAGAACACATCCTAAAGAGAGGCGACAGCGAAGCCATTGCTTATGCCTTCTTTCACCTGCAGCACTGGAAAAGGGTAGAGGGGGCACTCAATCTGCTGCACTGCACCTGGGAGGGca CGTTCAGAATGATCCCGTATCCTCTGGAGAAGGGACACCTGTTCTATCCTTATCCCATCTGCACGGAGACCGCAGATAGAGAGCTGCTACCCA CAGTGTTTCATGAGGTGTCAGTCTACCCTAAGAAGGAGCTGCCCTTCTTCATCCTCTTCACTGCTGGTCTCTGCTCCTTCACCGCCATGTTGGCTCTGCTCACACACCAGTTCCCTGAGCTCATGGGAGTGTTTGCTAAAGct TTCCTCAGCACGCTGTTCGCTCCTCTCAACTTCATCATGGAGAAGGTGGAGAGCATCCTGCCGTCCAGCCTCTGGCACCAACTCACACGCATCTGA
- the LOC107395255 gene encoding suppressor of tumorigenicity 7 protein homolog isoform X1: protein MDGVVAASSRPAPPHSVSMFLNTLTPKFYVALTGTSSLISGLILIFEWWYFRKYGTSFIEQVSVSHLRPLLGGVDNSSPTNSNTINGEADSSRQSVSECKVWRNPLNLFRGAEYNRYTWVTGREPLTYYDMNLSAQDHQTFFTCDSDHLRPADAIMQKAWRERNPQARISAAHDALELEDCATAYILLAEEEATTIMEAERLFKQALKAGEGCYRRSQQLQHHGTQYEAQHRRDTNVLVYIKRRLAMCSRKLGRTREAVKMMRDLCVFQLMKEFPLLSMFNIHENLLESLLELQNYADVQAVLAKYDDISLPKSATICYTAALLKARAVSDKFSPEAASRRGLSTAEMNAVEAIHRAVEFNPHVPKYLLEMKSLILPPEHILKRGDSEAIAYAFFHLQHWKRVEGALNLLHCTWEGTFRMIPYPLEKGHLFYPYPICTETADRELLPTVFHEVSVYPKKELPFFILFTAGLCSFTAMLALLTHQFPELMGVFAKAFLSTLFAPLNFIMEKVESILPSSLWHQLTRI from the exons TAAGCATGTTTCTCAACACCCTCACACCCAAGTTCTATGTGGCTCTCACAGGCACTTCGTCCCTCATATCAGGACTCATATTG ATCTTTGAGTGGTGGTATTTCAGGAAATATGGGACCTCCTTCATAGAGCAGGTGTCTGTGAGTCACCTGCGCCCCCTGCTGGGTGGAGTGGACAACAGCTCCCCCACCAACTCAAACACCATTAATGGAGAGGCCGACTCCAGTCGGCAAAGTGTGTCAG aatgtAAAGTGTGGAGAAATCCGCTGAATTTATTTCGTGGAGCTGAGTATAATCG GTATACGTGGGTAACAGGTCGAGAGCCGCTGACGTACTACGACATGAACTTGTCAGCGCAGGACCATCAAACTTTCTTTACTTGTGACTCGGACCACCTTCGGCCGGCTGACGCCA TCATGCAGAAAGCGTGGAGGGAGAGGAACCCACAGGCTCGTATCTCTGCAGCACATGATGCTCTGGAGCTTGAGGA CTGTGCGACGGCATACATCCttctggcagaggaggaggccaccACCATCATGGAGGCAGAGCGATTATTTAAACAAGCACTAAAAGCTGGCGAGGGCTGCTACCGCCGCAGCCAGCAGCTGCAGCATCACGGTACCCAGTACGAAGCCCAGCACA GAAGAGACACAAACGTGTTGGTGTACATAAAGAGGAGGCTGGCCATGTGCTCCAGAAAGCTGGGCCGAACACGAGAAGCCGTGAAGATGATGAGAGAT TTGTGTGTTTTCCAGTTAATGAAGGAGTTCCCTCTCCTCAGTATGTTCAACATTCATGAAAACCTGCTGGAGTCGCTCCTCGAGCTCCAGAACTACGCTGACGTCCAGGCGGTTCTGGCCAAGTATGACG ATATTAGCTTACCCAAATCTGCAACGATATGCTACACAGCAGCCTTGCTGAAAGCTAGAGCGGTGTCAGACAA gttcTCTCCAGAGGCAGCGTCCAGGCGGGGTCTGAGTACAGCAGAGATGAATGCAGTAGAAGCCATCCATCGAGCAGTTGAGTTCAACCCTCATGTCCCCAAA TATCTGCTGGAGATGAAGAGTCTGATTCTTCCTCCAGAACACATCCTAAAGAGAGGCGACAGCGAAGCCATTGCTTATGCCTTCTTTCACCTGCAGCACTGGAAAAGGGTAGAGGGGGCACTCAATCTGCTGCACTGCACCTGGGAGGGca CGTTCAGAATGATCCCGTATCCTCTGGAGAAGGGACACCTGTTCTATCCTTATCCCATCTGCACGGAGACCGCAGATAGAGAGCTGCTACCCA CAGTGTTTCATGAGGTGTCAGTCTACCCTAAGAAGGAGCTGCCCTTCTTCATCCTCTTCACTGCTGGTCTCTGCTCCTTCACCGCCATGTTGGCTCTGCTCACACACCAGTTCCCTGAGCTCATGGGAGTGTTTGCTAAAGct TTCCTCAGCACGCTGTTCGCTCCTCTCAACTTCATCATGGAGAAGGTGGAGAGCATCCTGCCGTCCAGCCTCTGGCACCAACTCACACGCATCTGA
- the LOC107395255 gene encoding suppressor of tumorigenicity 7 protein homolog isoform X5 codes for MFGTESSLSMFLNTLTPKFYVALTGTSSLISGLILIFEWWYFRKYGTSFIEQVSVSHLRPLLGGVDNSSPTNSNTINGEADSSRQSVSECKVWRNPLNLFRGAEYNRYTWVTGREPLTYYDMNLSAQDHQTFFTCDSDHLRPADAIMQKAWRERNPQARISAAHDALELEDCATAYILLAEEEATTIMEAERLFKQALKAGEGCYRRSQQLQHHGTQYEAQHRRDTNVLVYIKRRLAMCSRKLGRTREAVKMMRDLCVFQLMKEFPLLSMFNIHENLLESLLELQNYADVQAVLAKYDDISLPKSATICYTAALLKARAVSDKFSPEAASRRGLSTAEMNAVEAIHRAVEFNPHVPKYLLEMKSLILPPEHILKRGDSEAIAYAFFHLQHWKRVEGALNLLHCTWEGTFRMIPYPLEKGHLFYPYPICTETADRELLPTVFHEVSVYPKKELPFFILFTAGLCSFTAMLALLTHQFPELMGVFAKAFLSTLFAPLNFIMEKVESILPSSLWHQLTRI; via the exons TAAGCATGTTTCTCAACACCCTCACACCCAAGTTCTATGTGGCTCTCACAGGCACTTCGTCCCTCATATCAGGACTCATATTG ATCTTTGAGTGGTGGTATTTCAGGAAATATGGGACCTCCTTCATAGAGCAGGTGTCTGTGAGTCACCTGCGCCCCCTGCTGGGTGGAGTGGACAACAGCTCCCCCACCAACTCAAACACCATTAATGGAGAGGCCGACTCCAGTCGGCAAAGTGTGTCAG aatgtAAAGTGTGGAGAAATCCGCTGAATTTATTTCGTGGAGCTGAGTATAATCG GTATACGTGGGTAACAGGTCGAGAGCCGCTGACGTACTACGACATGAACTTGTCAGCGCAGGACCATCAAACTTTCTTTACTTGTGACTCGGACCACCTTCGGCCGGCTGACGCCA TCATGCAGAAAGCGTGGAGGGAGAGGAACCCACAGGCTCGTATCTCTGCAGCACATGATGCTCTGGAGCTTGAGGA CTGTGCGACGGCATACATCCttctggcagaggaggaggccaccACCATCATGGAGGCAGAGCGATTATTTAAACAAGCACTAAAAGCTGGCGAGGGCTGCTACCGCCGCAGCCAGCAGCTGCAGCATCACGGTACCCAGTACGAAGCCCAGCACA GAAGAGACACAAACGTGTTGGTGTACATAAAGAGGAGGCTGGCCATGTGCTCCAGAAAGCTGGGCCGAACACGAGAAGCCGTGAAGATGATGAGAGAT TTGTGTGTTTTCCAGTTAATGAAGGAGTTCCCTCTCCTCAGTATGTTCAACATTCATGAAAACCTGCTGGAGTCGCTCCTCGAGCTCCAGAACTACGCTGACGTCCAGGCGGTTCTGGCCAAGTATGACG ATATTAGCTTACCCAAATCTGCAACGATATGCTACACAGCAGCCTTGCTGAAAGCTAGAGCGGTGTCAGACAA gttcTCTCCAGAGGCAGCGTCCAGGCGGGGTCTGAGTACAGCAGAGATGAATGCAGTAGAAGCCATCCATCGAGCAGTTGAGTTCAACCCTCATGTCCCCAAA TATCTGCTGGAGATGAAGAGTCTGATTCTTCCTCCAGAACACATCCTAAAGAGAGGCGACAGCGAAGCCATTGCTTATGCCTTCTTTCACCTGCAGCACTGGAAAAGGGTAGAGGGGGCACTCAATCTGCTGCACTGCACCTGGGAGGGca CGTTCAGAATGATCCCGTATCCTCTGGAGAAGGGACACCTGTTCTATCCTTATCCCATCTGCACGGAGACCGCAGATAGAGAGCTGCTACCCA CAGTGTTTCATGAGGTGTCAGTCTACCCTAAGAAGGAGCTGCCCTTCTTCATCCTCTTCACTGCTGGTCTCTGCTCCTTCACCGCCATGTTGGCTCTGCTCACACACCAGTTCCCTGAGCTCATGGGAGTGTTTGCTAAAGct TTCCTCAGCACGCTGTTCGCTCCTCTCAACTTCATCATGGAGAAGGTGGAGAGCATCCTGCCGTCCAGCCTCTGGCACCAACTCACACGCATCTGA
- the LOC107395255 gene encoding suppressor of tumorigenicity 7 protein homolog isoform X3, whose protein sequence is MDGVVAASSRPAPPHSVSMFLNTLTPKFYVALTGTSSLISGLILIFEWWYFRKYGTSFIEQVSVSHLRPLLGGVDNSSPTNSNTINGEADSSRQSVSECKVWRNPLNLFRGAEYNRYTWVTGREPLTYYDMNLSAQDHQTFFTCDSDHLRPADAIMQKAWRERNPQARISAAHDALELEDCATAYILLAEEEATTIMEAERLFKQALKAGEGCYRRSQQLQHHGTQYEAQHRRDTNVLVYIKRRLAMCSRKLGRTREAVKMMRDLMKEFPLLSMFNIHENLLESLLELQNYADVQAVLAKYDDISLPKSATICYTAALLKARAVSDKFSPEAASRRGLSTAEMNAVEAIHRAVEFNPHVPKYLLEMKSLILPPEHILKRGDSEAIAYAFFHLQHWKRVEGALNLLHCTWEGTFRMIPYPLEKGHLFYPYPICTETADRELLPTVFHEVSVYPKKELPFFILFTAGLCSFTAMLALLTHQFPELMGVFAKAFLSTLFAPLNFIMEKVESILPSSLWHQLTRI, encoded by the exons TAAGCATGTTTCTCAACACCCTCACACCCAAGTTCTATGTGGCTCTCACAGGCACTTCGTCCCTCATATCAGGACTCATATTG ATCTTTGAGTGGTGGTATTTCAGGAAATATGGGACCTCCTTCATAGAGCAGGTGTCTGTGAGTCACCTGCGCCCCCTGCTGGGTGGAGTGGACAACAGCTCCCCCACCAACTCAAACACCATTAATGGAGAGGCCGACTCCAGTCGGCAAAGTGTGTCAG aatgtAAAGTGTGGAGAAATCCGCTGAATTTATTTCGTGGAGCTGAGTATAATCG GTATACGTGGGTAACAGGTCGAGAGCCGCTGACGTACTACGACATGAACTTGTCAGCGCAGGACCATCAAACTTTCTTTACTTGTGACTCGGACCACCTTCGGCCGGCTGACGCCA TCATGCAGAAAGCGTGGAGGGAGAGGAACCCACAGGCTCGTATCTCTGCAGCACATGATGCTCTGGAGCTTGAGGA CTGTGCGACGGCATACATCCttctggcagaggaggaggccaccACCATCATGGAGGCAGAGCGATTATTTAAACAAGCACTAAAAGCTGGCGAGGGCTGCTACCGCCGCAGCCAGCAGCTGCAGCATCACGGTACCCAGTACGAAGCCCAGCACA GAAGAGACACAAACGTGTTGGTGTACATAAAGAGGAGGCTGGCCATGTGCTCCAGAAAGCTGGGCCGAACACGAGAAGCCGTGAAGATGATGAGAGAT TTAATGAAGGAGTTCCCTCTCCTCAGTATGTTCAACATTCATGAAAACCTGCTGGAGTCGCTCCTCGAGCTCCAGAACTACGCTGACGTCCAGGCGGTTCTGGCCAAGTATGACG ATATTAGCTTACCCAAATCTGCAACGATATGCTACACAGCAGCCTTGCTGAAAGCTAGAGCGGTGTCAGACAA gttcTCTCCAGAGGCAGCGTCCAGGCGGGGTCTGAGTACAGCAGAGATGAATGCAGTAGAAGCCATCCATCGAGCAGTTGAGTTCAACCCTCATGTCCCCAAA TATCTGCTGGAGATGAAGAGTCTGATTCTTCCTCCAGAACACATCCTAAAGAGAGGCGACAGCGAAGCCATTGCTTATGCCTTCTTTCACCTGCAGCACTGGAAAAGGGTAGAGGGGGCACTCAATCTGCTGCACTGCACCTGGGAGGGca CGTTCAGAATGATCCCGTATCCTCTGGAGAAGGGACACCTGTTCTATCCTTATCCCATCTGCACGGAGACCGCAGATAGAGAGCTGCTACCCA CAGTGTTTCATGAGGTGTCAGTCTACCCTAAGAAGGAGCTGCCCTTCTTCATCCTCTTCACTGCTGGTCTCTGCTCCTTCACCGCCATGTTGGCTCTGCTCACACACCAGTTCCCTGAGCTCATGGGAGTGTTTGCTAAAGct TTCCTCAGCACGCTGTTCGCTCCTCTCAACTTCATCATGGAGAAGGTGGAGAGCATCCTGCCGTCCAGCCTCTGGCACCAACTCACACGCATCTGA
- the LOC107395255 gene encoding suppressor of tumorigenicity 7 protein homolog isoform X2 translates to MDGVVAASSRPAPPHSVSMFLNTLTPKFYVALTGTSSLISGLILIFEWWYFRKYGTSFIEQVSVSHLRPLLGGVDNSSPTNSNTINGEADSSRQSVSECKVWRNPLNLFRGAEYNRYTWVTGREPLTYYDMNLSAQDHQTFFTCDSDHLRPADAIMQKAWRERNPQARISAAHDALELEDCATAYILLAEEEATTIMEAERLFKQALKAGEGCYRRSQQLQHHGTQYEAQHRRDTNVLVYIKRRLAMCSRKLGRTREAVKMMRDLCVFQLMKEFPLLSMFNIHENLLESLLELQNYADVQAVLAKYDDISLPKSATICYTAALLKARAVSDKFSPEAASRRGLSTAEMNAVEAIHRAVEFNPHVPKYLLEMKSLILPPEHILKRGDSEAIAYAFFHLQHWKRVEGALNLLHCTWEGTFRMIPYPLEKGHLFYPYPICTETADRELLPMFHEVSVYPKKELPFFILFTAGLCSFTAMLALLTHQFPELMGVFAKAFLSTLFAPLNFIMEKVESILPSSLWHQLTRI, encoded by the exons TAAGCATGTTTCTCAACACCCTCACACCCAAGTTCTATGTGGCTCTCACAGGCACTTCGTCCCTCATATCAGGACTCATATTG ATCTTTGAGTGGTGGTATTTCAGGAAATATGGGACCTCCTTCATAGAGCAGGTGTCTGTGAGTCACCTGCGCCCCCTGCTGGGTGGAGTGGACAACAGCTCCCCCACCAACTCAAACACCATTAATGGAGAGGCCGACTCCAGTCGGCAAAGTGTGTCAG aatgtAAAGTGTGGAGAAATCCGCTGAATTTATTTCGTGGAGCTGAGTATAATCG GTATACGTGGGTAACAGGTCGAGAGCCGCTGACGTACTACGACATGAACTTGTCAGCGCAGGACCATCAAACTTTCTTTACTTGTGACTCGGACCACCTTCGGCCGGCTGACGCCA TCATGCAGAAAGCGTGGAGGGAGAGGAACCCACAGGCTCGTATCTCTGCAGCACATGATGCTCTGGAGCTTGAGGA CTGTGCGACGGCATACATCCttctggcagaggaggaggccaccACCATCATGGAGGCAGAGCGATTATTTAAACAAGCACTAAAAGCTGGCGAGGGCTGCTACCGCCGCAGCCAGCAGCTGCAGCATCACGGTACCCAGTACGAAGCCCAGCACA GAAGAGACACAAACGTGTTGGTGTACATAAAGAGGAGGCTGGCCATGTGCTCCAGAAAGCTGGGCCGAACACGAGAAGCCGTGAAGATGATGAGAGAT TTGTGTGTTTTCCAGTTAATGAAGGAGTTCCCTCTCCTCAGTATGTTCAACATTCATGAAAACCTGCTGGAGTCGCTCCTCGAGCTCCAGAACTACGCTGACGTCCAGGCGGTTCTGGCCAAGTATGACG ATATTAGCTTACCCAAATCTGCAACGATATGCTACACAGCAGCCTTGCTGAAAGCTAGAGCGGTGTCAGACAA gttcTCTCCAGAGGCAGCGTCCAGGCGGGGTCTGAGTACAGCAGAGATGAATGCAGTAGAAGCCATCCATCGAGCAGTTGAGTTCAACCCTCATGTCCCCAAA TATCTGCTGGAGATGAAGAGTCTGATTCTTCCTCCAGAACACATCCTAAAGAGAGGCGACAGCGAAGCCATTGCTTATGCCTTCTTTCACCTGCAGCACTGGAAAAGGGTAGAGGGGGCACTCAATCTGCTGCACTGCACCTGGGAGGGca CGTTCAGAATGATCCCGTATCCTCTGGAGAAGGGACACCTGTTCTATCCTTATCCCATCTGCACGGAGACCGCAGATAGAGAGCTGCTACCCA TGTTTCATGAGGTGTCAGTCTACCCTAAGAAGGAGCTGCCCTTCTTCATCCTCTTCACTGCTGGTCTCTGCTCCTTCACCGCCATGTTGGCTCTGCTCACACACCAGTTCCCTGAGCTCATGGGAGTGTTTGCTAAAGct TTCCTCAGCACGCTGTTCGCTCCTCTCAACTTCATCATGGAGAAGGTGGAGAGCATCCTGCCGTCCAGCCTCTGGCACCAACTCACACGCATCTGA
- the LOC107395255 gene encoding suppressor of tumorigenicity 7 protein homolog isoform X4, producing the protein MDGVVAASSRPAPPHSVSMFLNTLTPKFYVALTGTSSLISGLILIFEWWYFRKYGTSFIEQVSVSHLRPLLGGVDNSSPTNSNTINGEADSSRQSVSECKVWRNPLNLFRGAEYNRYTWVTGREPLTYYDMNLSAQDHQTFFTCDSDHLRPADAIMQKAWRERNPQARISAAHDALELEDCATAYILLAEEEATTIMEAERLFKQALKAGEGCYRRSQQLQHHGTQYEAQHRRDTNVLVYIKRRLAMCSRKLGRTREAVKMMRDLMKEFPLLSMFNIHENLLESLLELQNYADVQAVLAKYDDISLPKSATICYTAALLKARAVSDKFSPEAASRRGLSTAEMNAVEAIHRAVEFNPHVPKYLLEMKSLILPPEHILKRGDSEAIAYAFFHLQHWKRVEGALNLLHCTWEGTFRMIPYPLEKGHLFYPYPICTETADRELLPMFHEVSVYPKKELPFFILFTAGLCSFTAMLALLTHQFPELMGVFAKAFLSTLFAPLNFIMEKVESILPSSLWHQLTRI; encoded by the exons TAAGCATGTTTCTCAACACCCTCACACCCAAGTTCTATGTGGCTCTCACAGGCACTTCGTCCCTCATATCAGGACTCATATTG ATCTTTGAGTGGTGGTATTTCAGGAAATATGGGACCTCCTTCATAGAGCAGGTGTCTGTGAGTCACCTGCGCCCCCTGCTGGGTGGAGTGGACAACAGCTCCCCCACCAACTCAAACACCATTAATGGAGAGGCCGACTCCAGTCGGCAAAGTGTGTCAG aatgtAAAGTGTGGAGAAATCCGCTGAATTTATTTCGTGGAGCTGAGTATAATCG GTATACGTGGGTAACAGGTCGAGAGCCGCTGACGTACTACGACATGAACTTGTCAGCGCAGGACCATCAAACTTTCTTTACTTGTGACTCGGACCACCTTCGGCCGGCTGACGCCA TCATGCAGAAAGCGTGGAGGGAGAGGAACCCACAGGCTCGTATCTCTGCAGCACATGATGCTCTGGAGCTTGAGGA CTGTGCGACGGCATACATCCttctggcagaggaggaggccaccACCATCATGGAGGCAGAGCGATTATTTAAACAAGCACTAAAAGCTGGCGAGGGCTGCTACCGCCGCAGCCAGCAGCTGCAGCATCACGGTACCCAGTACGAAGCCCAGCACA GAAGAGACACAAACGTGTTGGTGTACATAAAGAGGAGGCTGGCCATGTGCTCCAGAAAGCTGGGCCGAACACGAGAAGCCGTGAAGATGATGAGAGAT TTAATGAAGGAGTTCCCTCTCCTCAGTATGTTCAACATTCATGAAAACCTGCTGGAGTCGCTCCTCGAGCTCCAGAACTACGCTGACGTCCAGGCGGTTCTGGCCAAGTATGACG ATATTAGCTTACCCAAATCTGCAACGATATGCTACACAGCAGCCTTGCTGAAAGCTAGAGCGGTGTCAGACAA gttcTCTCCAGAGGCAGCGTCCAGGCGGGGTCTGAGTACAGCAGAGATGAATGCAGTAGAAGCCATCCATCGAGCAGTTGAGTTCAACCCTCATGTCCCCAAA TATCTGCTGGAGATGAAGAGTCTGATTCTTCCTCCAGAACACATCCTAAAGAGAGGCGACAGCGAAGCCATTGCTTATGCCTTCTTTCACCTGCAGCACTGGAAAAGGGTAGAGGGGGCACTCAATCTGCTGCACTGCACCTGGGAGGGca CGTTCAGAATGATCCCGTATCCTCTGGAGAAGGGACACCTGTTCTATCCTTATCCCATCTGCACGGAGACCGCAGATAGAGAGCTGCTACCCA TGTTTCATGAGGTGTCAGTCTACCCTAAGAAGGAGCTGCCCTTCTTCATCCTCTTCACTGCTGGTCTCTGCTCCTTCACCGCCATGTTGGCTCTGCTCACACACCAGTTCCCTGAGCTCATGGGAGTGTTTGCTAAAGct TTCCTCAGCACGCTGTTCGCTCCTCTCAACTTCATCATGGAGAAGGTGGAGAGCATCCTGCCGTCCAGCCTCTGGCACCAACTCACACGCATCTGA